TCTCTGGCGTGAACCCGTCGTCGATCTGAAAGATATCGAGCCGAACAGCGTTGCGCTCGCGAAACGCCTGCGCGGCAAGCAGGTGCTCGCGGATCACGTCCTCGTCGATCGCCGCATATAGATTGTACCAGGAGCACCAGCCGGTCAGCCGCGCCGGCTTTCGCGGCGGCAGCGGACTGGCGGCAGCGACTCTCCGCGACCAAAGTCGCAACGTCTCCTCGACGGCGTCGCCTTCGAACAGGCAGAGGGTCTCCGCCTGCGTCTCGCCTGTGCGATCGAGCAGAGTCTCGACGTCCATCCGCATCGACTCCGCGTTACCTCCAAAGCGGAAGCGGATTTGGAACCGGTCGTGGCGGTCCGCGCCGAGCAGGACCGCGCCGCCTAGATTGGCTTCCGGGAGCAAGGCGGTCATCGCGAAGCCGAGGGTGGGCGCCTTGGCAGGCGGGCCGTCGCCGGCCGGCGTGCCGGGTTCGACGAACCAGCTGCCATCCCAGCTCTGATAGCCGTTGCGCAGATAGCGGCGGACGCCGGTAATACCCTCGAAGCGCAGGCCGAGCGAGGCCAGGGGACGGCCGACATTCTCGACACGCAGATCGATCCGGGTCGCGCCGTCCTCGGCTTTGACGTCGAGAAGAATGCGGCCGCCGTCGGCAAGGGCCCAGACGATATGGCCTTCCTCTTCGTGCACCGCATCGTGGCGCGGGACGGTTCCGTCGATGAGCGGTTGCGGAGTCGGGAAGCGGACTCCGCGGCGGTCGAGCAGCCTCATGTCAGTCGCAGCTCCCGACCTTCGTCGGCTGCCTGCCGCGCCGCCAGAGCCAGTCTGAGCGTCGCGGCGCCTTCGGCAAGCGGCACCGCCGGTGCGCGGCGATCGCGGATCGCCTCGGCGATATCGGCCAGTTGGGCAACGAAGGGATCCGTCGTGCCGGTAGCGGTCTGCGATGCCGCGCCGCCTGTCGCGGGCGTGAACTCGGCATCGTTCCAGCCGGTGAAGCGGCCGGTCATGCGCTCGGCGATGATCGACCAGCTCTTGTGCCAGACTCCGGGCACCGAGGCGTTGGATGCATTGATCGTTGCGATCCGCCCGTCGTCCCAGCCGAACAGGATCGCCGAGACGTCCTCGATGTCATAGCCCGCCACGGCGCGATGGAAGAGGTTGCCGCGGCGGGCATACACGCTATCCGGATTTCCGACGCAGTGGCGAACGAGGTCGATCAGGTGGATGATCTGCTCAAGCAACTGGCCGCCGGACTTCGCCTCCTCCCGCCACCAATCGGCATGGAGCGCGTTGCAGTGGAAGGCACCGGCGAACACGGCAGGCCGCCCGGTGTCGAGCGCTTTCCAGCGGCGGACCGCGTCACCGAAACGATACATGAACCCGTTCGCGGCGACGATCCCGGAGGCCTGCGCGGCGGCGACCATCCGATTCGCGGTCGCAATGTCGAGCGCTAGCGGCTTTTCGACGAGCAGGTGA
The nucleotide sequence above comes from Sphingosinicella sp. BN140058. Encoded proteins:
- a CDS encoding Gfo/Idh/MocA family protein; the encoded protein is MTLRVAILGPGGIAARHAAAVRALAPDLDLVGVCGRDPARAAAFAHTHGGAPFTDLDRMIGAVAPDLLIVALPPFAHRGEAEQAARRGVHLLVEKPLALDIATANRMVAAAQASGIVAANGFMYRFGDAVRRWKALDTGRPAVFAGAFHCNALHADWWREEAKSGGQLLEQIIHLIDLVRHCVGNPDSVYARRGNLFHRAVAGYDIEDVSAILFGWDDGRIATINASNASVPGVWHKSWSIIAERMTGRFTGWNDAEFTPATGGAASQTATGTTDPFVAQLADIAEAIRDRRAPAVPLAEGAATLRLALAARQAADEGRELRLT